CTTGAAATGTGATTTAATTTTCAGAAGTTATATTGAATTGTTTTTAAAAGGTAAAATTACAGGACTCTGATAAGTGTTTAAACTTAATCAATTTGATATACTAGTATATATTTAATGATGAATATTAAATTTTAAAGTGGCCGATATTCGATAACCTGTGATCGTACACCTGGTACATACTGAAAAAAATCTTCATCTAAATAACATAACCAGTTATAAAGGATATTTACTATTTGCTTTTCTTTGATTTCCCAACTTCTAGGAATTGGTACAGAAGTAGTATTATCCTGTATCCACCTTACTACTCGTCCATAATTCATAGAATTATTTTTTGAATTGATAATACTATATTTAAATGCTTGGATGAATGGATGTGAATTAAAATGAATTTTTAATAAATCTTTTAATTCATACATACCAAGATTTAACGGGATATCATAAAGAGCTAAGTCATGACATAAATAAATTAACTCATTTTCTGTTAGCAGATCTAATTTTGAATAATTAGAGAAAAAAACCTCAACACTTTCGGTCATTGGAAGCTGAGATAATAAAAAAGGACTTAAAAAAGTATCAAAACGTGGTGTTTCAGGATAGGTTGGTATTTTATTCTCACTACATTCACGAACTAATTGTTCTAATGTATTATATATATTTTTTGAAATTTGATGACTAGTTTGAATAATGTGGTTTAAATAACAGATATCATGAGCATTCATATTTGTTTTAAGATCATTCAACTCATAATTATAAGAACCATTCTTACCAATTCCGTTGTTTGTTAAATTTGCAGATCCAAAAAGTATAGATCTTCGATTATTCCAAAACGCTTTTAAATGAATACGAGGATTACGAAACAGATAAATATTATTCTCATTACAATAGTGATAAACATCTAAATCAGAAGCTCCATTACATAAATCTTGAACCTGCCATCTAACTATTATACTAGTTATTTTTTTAGAAGTATTTATTTGTTTTAATTGATCAATCTTAATATATGGACAGAATAAAGTAATGTTTTCATTTTTATCTATGAATTCAATAATACTGTCAAATAAATTTTCTCCACTTCTAAACATTTTTTAATCGATTTATAAATAATTATGATATACCCTGAGTTTTTTCCTGATGAAAGAAAATCAGAAGTAGCTGAATCTAAAGTATTTAGCATGTTAAAAAAAGTATCTCATAAATATGATATTTACTATTCAAAAAAATTTGTTACAACTGGCAAGTCAAAGAGAGCAGAATATGAGATTGATTTCATTATAGTAATACCCGAAAAAGTGCTTTTTTGTTTAGAGGTTAAAGGTGGAATTGTTAATTATTCGGGATTTAATGATAAATGGACACAAAATGGTAGGCAATTAATAAAAAGACCTGATCAACAGGCTTCTTCTGCTATGCATTCACTTATTAGTGAGTACTCAAGTATTATTGGAAATATGGCCATCGGTTGGGGGCTTTGTTTCCCAGATTGTGAGCTTGAACAAGCAAAACTTTCACCTATAGTTAATGAAAGGCAAATAATAGATCAGCGGAAATTACTATACATTGAGGATAGTATAGCTGATTGTCTTTCTTTTGTTCAAGAGAAAAATTCATCAAGAAGAGGATGTAAAAGGTGGGAATATGAAAAATTTAAATCTGAGTTACTACGTGATATTGGTTTTGTGCAAATTCTAAGTACAAAAATGAAGTATGATGAAAATAGGTTTATTCAACTCACTAATGACCAAATCCGTATTTTCGATCGTATCAAATCTAATCAAAAAATAATTACCGATGGCCCTGCTGGTTCTGGAAAAACGATAATTGCAAAGACTGTAGCAAGTGATCTATTAGGGAGTGGGAAAAAGGTTTTATTTTTGTGTTATAACAGAACGTTAGCTAATAAGGTTAGATATGGATTTGATAGAGATGAACCTAACATTCAAGTTTCTACATTCCATTCATTGGCTAAGTCAATAATCGAACAATCAGACTTAAAATGGTGGGAAACTCATTGTAAAGAGGATAACTTTTGGGAACTATTGGTACCTATAAAGCTTGAAGAATGTATTTACTTTTTTAATGAAAAATATGATTGCATAATTATTGATGAAGGACAAGATTTTAAAGAATTATGGTTCGAGTTAATATTTAGTTTATCATCGAATAAAGGAAGTATTTATATTTTTATTGATAAAATGCAGAATATATTTGGAAGAAATTTTGCTATTCCAGGAGAAGATGAGTTTTTGAAATATACACTTCCAGAAAATTGTAGAAATACTAAGTCAATAGTTAAACATTTATCGAATGTTTTAGAAACACCTATCTCTTCCTTCCCTAATTCTCCCATTGGACAATCAGTTGAATTCAAGAGTTTTGAATCTGTAAAGAATCAACAAAAGTTTTTAGAAAGTGAACTAATTAGATTAATCAATGAGCAGAAAGTAGAAACAAGTCAGATATTATTATTGTTAAACTCCTCTAAAAATAAAAGCAGTATTAAGGATTTAAATAAGGTCCTAAGGTATAAAGTTCTGTCGTTAGATAATAAAGCACGTTTTTTATCCAATACTATACATTATACAACAATCAATACCTTTAAAGGATTAGAAGCTGACATTGTATTTATTTTAGATATAGATAAAATCCCACAAGAATACAAAAAAGAGATTCTATATACTGAATCTTCTAGGGCGAGACATAAGCTTTATATTTGCCAATCTTAAAATTATTCTTCGTTGTTTTCTTCATCTGTTTCAAACCGAAGACTAATTTGATTTAAATAACTTCGTAATCTCCTAGCAACACCCTCTAAAAAATCCTTTAATACAATTTCATATCTGTCTTTATCTTCAGTTATTAAACCCCTGTATTCTAATGCCATTGAACTCAACATCATTTCTATTGCTATTGCAAAATCCTTCAATTGTCTATTAGACTTCAAAGGATCAAGAACCATTGTATAGTATGAATGATTTTTGTTTATCAAAATTATATTATAACCTTTAATAGTTCTAACTTCTATAAGGTTATTAGTCTGGTTCTCTGCATATATAACTAAAACACTATACAGTTCTCTACTAAATATTTCTATTTGTTCTTTTAAGTCTTTGGTATGAACATTCATAAAAAAAGGTTTTAATACGTTTAGTAAATCTTCCTTTTGTTCTGTTGTCCATTGTGTTTTAGATTTTGCTATTAAGTCAACAATTGATTTTTCAGGAGTTTTAATAGGTCCTGAATCTTTGCCTGTTAATTGATCTAAATCATTCTCCTCTTGTTCCTTAAAATCTTTCGCATACTGTTTTAACTGTTTCTGCATCCTTTTAATTGAATCGGTAATAACATCAGTCATTTTATTCCAAACATGCTCTCTAATTTGAGACATTGTCATTGTTTGGTTTTCCCCAATCTCATCCTTGTCTCTATCAAAAGTCACATTAAATTCGACAGATTGTTTATTATTACTCAAACCCATTACATCGTCAAGGCTTGAGTCAAAATGAATTTCAATTGTCCACCACCTAGAGACCTCTTCTTGAACCCTGTATAAACCATAACTACCAAAATCAATTTCTCTCTCATTTCGAAGGAAATAAATATTAGCAGATTTAAAATCACGAGACCCAGTCATTTTTTTTGCAGCTATTTGACCGATTTTTAAAGCTCCACCATTTCTTACACCAGGCTTTGTGATGTCTTTATACGCAAAAGCGGCTCTAATTGTAAATGAATATGTTTTACCATTTAACTCCATTGAATAATCAACATCAAATGCATGTTCATCTTTTTGAAAAATTGGCTTTGATGTTTTATTCGGAATACAACCTTCAATAAATTTTTTGTAGTAGAATGATGAATTATATTTTTCATCATCACCCAGTTTTGTATTTATACCTAAATTTTCCTGATTGTGAGCAACATCCCAGAGAATTGATGATATATAAGATTGGCCATCAATTAAAAATAATGGATCGTATGGTATTAGTTTCTTATCAGTTATGGGTTTTCCTTTTAAATCATGGTAAGATTTCATATTAATTATTAATCCATCACGAATTTTATACCGATAAATTCTTCCAAACAGTAATTCAGCTCGCCTTATCATTGTGTCGGCTAAAGCGGCGTCAATTCTATCTAACTTTGACCAGCAAATAATGGTATTTACATCTTCTGAAAGTTTATTAAGAATATCAATCGGTGGTTCAGCCTCTTTAGCTTCATCATATGTGGCATGGGTTTTATTTTTTGATTCATCAATATCTAAATAAACTTTTCGCCATGTTTTTTTCCCTTTAACTCTTGAATAAACCTCTACTTTTCTTCCTACAAAAATAGAAGACTGTAGGAGGCCAACACCAAACTTTCCAATTCTTGTAGAACTTTCACCACTTCCCTTTGAGAATGTTAAACATTCATTTAAATATTCTTCATTCATTCCTGATCCATTATCTGCGATAATAATTTCAGAAAGCCGACTTCTTTTGTTTTGCCCTACTATTGTCTCAGTTTCGTTCAATAATATTTCAATTTTTGAAGCTTTTGCATCAATGGAGTTGTCAAGCAGTTCTGCTAAAGCATAAATCGATGACCTATATCCTGAACTTCTATGTGTTTCAATATACCCAGCTGAATAAATTGGATTAGACATTCACTAAATTATTTGGTTAAAACTATATCTTCGATGATGTTATATTTTGACAAATAGTTAAAATTATTTTGAGTCAAATAAACATCGTTAATTTCATTCCCCCCATTTTTTGGCCCTCTCATA
This genomic stretch from Balneola vulgaris DSM 17893 harbors:
- a CDS encoding NERD domain-containing protein → MIYPEFFPDERKSEVAESKVFSMLKKVSHKYDIYYSKKFVTTGKSKRAEYEIDFIIVIPEKVLFCLEVKGGIVNYSGFNDKWTQNGRQLIKRPDQQASSAMHSLISEYSSIIGNMAIGWGLCFPDCELEQAKLSPIVNERQIIDQRKLLYIEDSIADCLSFVQEKNSSRRGCKRWEYEKFKSELLRDIGFVQILSTKMKYDENRFIQLTNDQIRIFDRIKSNQKIITDGPAGSGKTIIAKTVASDLLGSGKKVLFLCYNRTLANKVRYGFDRDEPNIQVSTFHSLAKSIIEQSDLKWWETHCKEDNFWELLVPIKLEECIYFFNEKYDCIIIDEGQDFKELWFELIFSLSSNKGSIYIFIDKMQNIFGRNFAIPGEDEFLKYTLPENCRNTKSIVKHLSNVLETPISSFPNSPIGQSVEFKSFESVKNQQKFLESELIRLINEQKVETSQILLLLNSSKNKSSIKDLNKVLRYKVLSLDNKARFLSNTIHYTTINTFKGLEADIVFILDIDKIPQEYKKEILYTESSRARHKLYICQS
- a CDS encoding ATP-binding protein, producing the protein MSNPIYSAGYIETHRSSGYRSSIYALAELLDNSIDAKASKIEILLNETETIVGQNKRSRLSEIIIADNGSGMNEEYLNECLTFSKGSGESSTRIGKFGVGLLQSSIFVGRKVEVYSRVKGKKTWRKVYLDIDESKNKTHATYDEAKEAEPPIDILNKLSEDVNTIICWSKLDRIDAALADTMIRRAELLFGRIYRYKIRDGLIINMKSYHDLKGKPITDKKLIPYDPLFLIDGQSYISSILWDVAHNQENLGINTKLGDDEKYNSSFYYKKFIEGCIPNKTSKPIFQKDEHAFDVDYSMELNGKTYSFTIRAAFAYKDITKPGVRNGGALKIGQIAAKKMTGSRDFKSANIYFLRNEREIDFGSYGLYRVQEEVSRWWTIEIHFDSSLDDVMGLSNNKQSVEFNVTFDRDKDEIGENQTMTMSQIREHVWNKMTDVITDSIKRMQKQLKQYAKDFKEQEENDLDQLTGKDSGPIKTPEKSIVDLIAKSKTQWTTEQKEDLLNVLKPFFMNVHTKDLKEQIEIFSRELYSVLVIYAENQTNNLIEVRTIKGYNIILINKNHSYYTMVLDPLKSNRQLKDFAIAIEMMLSSMALEYRGLITEDKDRYEIVLKDFLEGVARRLRSYLNQISLRFETDEENNEE